The following are encoded in a window of Paramormyrops kingsleyae isolate MSU_618 chromosome 12, PKINGS_0.4, whole genome shotgun sequence genomic DNA:
- the znf638 gene encoding uncharacterized protein znf638 isoform X2 translates to MLKSNTKVSTQDGVVTTSSSGSGMTSDAAGRFTLFLESCVPVVNSLNFGHPLLFGPASLQLAQIKAQLALQQLNALATGNHAVPALSLLNLLKVTMSHPLYNPRGAPFTGQRPIVSGQYGISSQSAVDIGGARMGPSSIISSIMSQQLGFQMTPHSTPLSQDMKSAIDMHIRGAREEVRLFSQMMQQQKIVDPRIRKEAREEVLTQGTGFSSQRVPGRLDEQSTVDWSIYQAPSKLFSSQVVAQPSPPTQMFQPSGFGATGGGRGSLESQPSVGPTRYTSESASSILASFGLSNEDLEHLSHYPDEQLTPDNLPFILRDIRLQKAKRNLTDVDHARASSAEHISTESRQSKVIDYGHSSKFGYSDENPDSFQLDQHRKESPAYVVESSVNSASFPMVDSKRSQPNTIVGPKKPAMDQRKHSSDAKNIKAAASRDPGPKSMPASSRSAVLSTAHSGRSNLMNFPEGSSGSKSGYGTSKGPWPLSFPSSNSSKRLPTPTMMNDYSAASPRIFPHTCSLCNIECVQIKDWIEHQNTSIHIESCRRLRKQYPDWNVETVSVSRHERNTSRDHRSPTRRTRSPSRSQSWSRSPSPWHYHGRSGSRSRRLRSRSRSRSPRKYRRSRSRSRSPRRALRNSPQVHRRSHTPRRSRSRSYSHPSRRLSPHRSSPRQSTRSSSTEKLAKKLIESSGLSATDNITLEDMMQSLAPALMAELAKRKVSSKKSSSSSWTSKKTESLKHRTVSKSGRSSTARNTSSSDVKSSASQSKNVRVKKKAGPGTACLLRLKGIPFSASHQDLVEAVEPFGKINHAILMKSIKEASVCMEREEDAKALAECRNLKIRGRVIEIYLAKDVAKEQKKPVVKKKEMLASKSSTRAKVPARSLGASVMKKPMKKEVSKFVVEISGLPESGCTVEDLAKLASPFGIASEVTIAVTKRKALLGLPDVEALEKMVKACKDAPLKIQDHELTVTPAAKPVDLRNVESLFKVLMEIGNPAELAGLADRLLVVSNVPVGSSGTNDVQELVKRFGAVKQALVLNYRIIFEMDSSSTAQAVHARFLKFPCIIQNNPLTFSVITKPAKSTEEVKKKTEVKQSFKPGMKPYDSSKKGSASSRATSGKAKAGKAQASIFGAVKDTPVFARGTAASRGSAATSKTTTTFSSPTTASSVAISTSGTADASEGEVAQGQTIEVPASSISSVALVSSSGGSETVAVSVSNEVETPPITEEWGSEKEPPMEIENQQSVLCDSLKNSTVVRQTEKDQQDQKPMEQSEEALNGDPAPSVKHPDESVITESVEDHTNTVMFDESKQNTEVKQAETTAAEPVLVNTDPLVSSTDSQTIKPECDMITCSVPPDTADLTGVETLDSLPSTAGPLGTVDIASISKPSVPERQPDLAERQPDIAEPQPDIAEPQPDIAEPQLDIVEPQLEPQPSIPVHQPGADSIQPAAGTKTGSPDGQDDKSLDFPPVTPEILRALEKAVQECRMRASLQAKNSYMAASAEKKPRPLAEKSRCSDSPEKDRLSRTKGRAQSDEEHPPVTRRGGSSGSSSGSRKSKYDDSPASKRVKGREDSKHKSYNTRSSKTQGSSKAIESKPQSAVTQIEEPALENFSEDTFPFDLDEFVTVDEVGEEVDMPWPHDHFMHDFQPPTKRRRSQEPTKGQQSLQKPPASSTPRSQAEKKTAASVSKPLKKSGQTAKTKQGKTSAKLTGYKTRSGFTAAAEQDASIETVKLEVVPADAPPEPVSAILECESEVVANYGAAVADKQEDTKEPEQTVCPQDGSFPSASVDDVPQNPLAEQLEAEDQQAVQPAEKFQAELEGEGAEVALVTLDEVSEEEEDFPEDEEELLCLAGGGEDPGALVTVDEVGGDEDPFLQAVRDLQALVTLDEIVEEDGNEEPISERFPFGLDDESGEAFNPEALVTLDETQGDDDEMEEEESKKNTGKTTMQLSSAAELGETESPGAEELRKMNFVTVDEVGEEEEELQSTVQGEEAKNSERAPEVTDVKKEESEALVTEPAPCPATAPPSTQTEEHPAGLAPASTPEGADVPSSESLAKEQRETSGLVKQELVESQHEPRRGAAVKEENEARAELVEEEPAMKKPRSDTLFIKDSKLPPFSPGQPIGLEFVVPKTGFFCKLCSLFYGNEETAKKTHCSSLKHYQNVERYLLKQKIQQSRGPSQESVPQ, encoded by the exons CTTTACATTGTTCTTGGAAAGTTGTGTGCCTGTTGTGAATTCCTTGAACTTCGGCCATCCGCTACTTTTTGGCCCCGCATCTTTGCAGTTGGCCCAAATTAAGGCCCAGTTGGCCCTGCAACAGCTGAATGCGCTTGCCACCGGTAACCACGCTGTGCCTGCATTGTCCTTGTTGAACCTCCTCAAGGTCACCATGTCCCACCCCTTGTACAATCCCCGGGGGGCACCCTTCACTGGCCAGAGGCCCATCGTGTCTGGCCAGTACGGCATCAGCTCACAGTCGGCCGTGGACATTGGGGGTGCACGCATGGGTCCCAGCAGCATTATATCATCAATAATGTCCCAGCAGTTGGGATTCCAGATGACTCCGCACTCAACTCCTCTGTCTCAAGACATGAAGTCTGCCATAGATATGCACATTCGAGGAGCACGGGAGGAGGTTCGTCTGTTTAGCCAGATGATGCAGCAGCAAAAGATTGTAGACCCCCGGATAAGGAAAGAGGCAAGGGAAGAGGTCCTTACCCAAGGCACTGGCTTTTCTTCACAGAGGGTCCCTGGCAGATTGGATGAACAGTCCACTGTGGACTGGTCCATCTATCAGGCCCCCAGCAAGCTCTTCTCCTCACAAGTGGTGGCTCAGCCATCACCCCCCACCCAAATGTTTCAACCATCTGGGTTTGGAGCCACAGGAGGGGGCAGAGGAAGCTTGGAGAGCCAGCCTTCTGTAGGGCCAACTCGCTATACCTCCGAGAGTGCCAGCAGCATCTTGGCGAGCTTTGGACTTTCAAATGAAGATTTGGAGCACCTCAGCCACTACCCAGATGAACAACTCACCCCAGACAATCTCCCTTTCATTTTGCGTGACATCAGACTCCAGAAGGCCAAAAGGAATTTGACTGATGTGGACCATGCTCGAGCAAGTTCAGCTGAACATATCAGCACAGAGTCGCGGCAGAGCAAAGTAATTGATTATGGACATTCAAGCAAATTTGGTTATTCTGACGAGAACCCAGACAGTTTCCAGCTGGATCAGCATCGTAAAGAGTCTCCTGCATATGTTGTGGAGTCTTCGGTAAACAGCGCCTCCTTTCCTATGGTAGACTCCAAGCGGTCTCAGCCGAACACCATAGTGGGCCCAAAGAAACCAGCGATGGACCAGAGGAAGCATTCATCTGATGCGAAGAATATCAAGGCAGCTGCTTCTAGAGACCCAGGTCCAAAATCCATGCCTGCCTCCAGTAGATCGGCGGTACTGTCTACGGCCCACAGTGGCAGATCCAACTTGATGAACTTCCCTGAAGGCAGCAGTGGCTCAAAGTCTGGCTATGGGACTTCCAAAGGGCCTTGGCCCCTGTCATTCCCTTCAAGCAACAGTTCAAAGAGGCTGCCGACACCCACCATGATGAATGATTACTCGGCTGCATCTCCGAGAATCTTTCCTCATACGTGTTCTCTGTGTAACATAGAGTGTGTCCAAATAAAG GACTGGATTGAACATCAGAACACCAGCATCCATATTGAGAGCTGCAGACGTCTGAGGAAACA GTACCCGGACTGGAATGTAGAGACTGTTTCTGTGTCAAG ACATGAGAGGAACACTTCCCGGGATCATCGAAGTCCAACACGACGAACTCGTTCTCCATCTCGCTCCCAGTCGTGGTCTAGGTCGCCAAGTCCTTGGCACTACCATGGCCGGTCTGGGTCACGCAGCCGTAGACTGCGGTCTCGATCCCGGTCCCGAAGCCCTCGGAAGTACCGCCGCTCCAGGAGTCGCAGTCGCTCACCCCGTCGTGCCCTGCGAAATAGCCCCCAGGTCCACCGTCGATCCCACACTCCACGTCGCTCCCGCTCACGTAGCTACAGCCATCCCTCCCGCCGGCTGAGCCCACATCGATCTAGCCCACGTCAGTCGACCCGATCTTCTAGCACAGAGAAACTTGCCAAGAAGCTCATAGAATCCTCAG GATTGTCTGCAACTGACAATATCACTCTGGAGGATATGATGCAGTCCTTGGCCCCGGCCCTCATGGCGGAACTGGCCAAGAGGAAGGTCAGCAGCAAGAAGAGTTCATCATCATCTTGGACATCTAAAAAGACTGAGTCTTTGAAACACCGTACTGTGTCCAAGTCTGGGCGCTCCTCAACTGCCCGAAACACTTCTTCCAGTGATGTGAAGTCAAGTGCGTCTCAATCAAAG AATGTCAGAGTAAAGAAAAAGGCCGGTCCCGGCACTGCCTGTTTACTGCGGCTGAAAGGAATTCCATTTAGCGCTAGCCACCAGGACCTTGTGGAAGCAGTGGAACCATTTGGGAAGATAAACCATGCCATTCTCATGAAGTCCATTAAGGAG gCATCTGTGTGCATGGAAAGAGAGGAAGATGCCAAGGCTCTTGCTGAATGCAGGAACTTAAAGATCCGGGGCAGAGTCATTGAGATTTATCTGGCAAAA GATGTAGCAAAGGAACAGAAGAAACCAGTCGTGAAGAA gAAGGAGATGCTTGCAAGTAAATCATCAACGAGGGCAAAGGTACCTGCCAGAAGCCTGG GTGCAAGTGTGATGAAAAAGCCAATGAAGAAG GAGGTATCGAAGTTCGTGGTGGAGATCTCTGGTCTGCCCGAGAGTGGATGTACTGTGGAGGACCTTGCCAAATTAGCCAGCCCCTTTGGGATTGCCTCTGAGGTCACCATTGCAGTTACTAAAAGAAAG GCCTTATTGGGGCTGCCTGATGTGGAGGCCTTGGAAAAAATGGTGAAGGCCTGCAAAGATGCCCCTCTGAAGATACAGGACCATGAGCTGACAGTTACTCCGGCAGCCAAGCCGGTAGATCTCAGAAACGTG GAGTCCCTGTTCAAAGTATTGATGGAAATCGGGAATCCTGCT GAACTGGCTGGCCTGGCAGACAGGCTGCTTGTGGTCAGCAATGTACCTGTGGGGAGCAGTGGTACCAACGATGTCCAGGAGCTTGTCAAGCGTTTTGGTGCCGTGAAGCAGGCTCTGGTGCTTAACTACAGG ATCATTTTTGAAATGGATTCGAGCTCTACAGCCCAGGCAGTCCACGCCCGTTTCCTGAAGTTCCCCTGTATCATCCAGAACAACCCCCTAACCTTTTCTGTCATCACCAAGCCTGCAAAAAGCACGGAAGAG GTCAAAAAGAAGACTGAAGTTAAGCAGAG CTTTAAACCAGGAATGAAACCATATGACTCTTCAAAAAAAGGTTCTGCGTCCTCCAGAGCTACTTCTGGTAAAGCAAAAGCAGGTAAAGCCCAGGCTAGCATCTTCGGCGCCGTTAAAGACACGCCTGTTTTTGCCCGGGGTACAGCTGCCAGCAGGGGGTCAGCAGCCACCTCCAAGACTACTACTACCTTCTCTTCACCTACTACGGCCAGTTCCGTGGCCATTTCTACCTCTGGTACTGCTGACGCGTCCGAGGGAGAAGTGGCCCAGGGTCAAACTATCGAGGTCCCGGCCAGCAGCATCAGTAGTGTTGCATTAGTGTCAAGCTCCGGCGGTTCTGAGACGGTTGCTGTTTCGGTGTCCAATGAGGTCGAAACGCCCCCTATAACAGAGGAATGGGGCTCTGAGAAAGAACCTCCCATGGAAATCGAAAACCAGCAGAGTGTCCTGTGTGATTCTTTGAAGAACAGCACAGTAGTACGTCAGACAGAGAAGGATCAGCAGGACCAGAAGCCAATGGAGCAAAGCGAGGAAGCCCTTAATGGGGACCCTGCTCCGTCTGTCAAGCATCCAGATGAGTCTGTCATCACTGAGTCAGTGGAGGATCATACCAATACTGTTATGTTTGATGAATCCAAACAGAATACCGAGGTAAAACAAGCTGAAACCACTGCAGCTGAACCTGTTCTGGTCAATACTGATCCACTGGTCTCCAGTACTGATAGTCAGACAATCAAACCAGAATGTGACATGATCACTTGCTCTGTTCCACCCGATACCGCTGACCTTACAGGAGTGGAGACTTTGGACTCCCTGCCGTCCACAGCAGGGCCCTTAGGCACAGTTGACATAGCCAGCATTAGCAAGCCATCTGTCCCTGAGCGCCAGCCCGACCTCGCTGAGCGCCAGCCCGACATCGCTGAACCTCAGCCCGACATCGCTGAACCTCAGCCCGACATCGCTGAACCTCAGCTCGACATCGTTGAACCTCAGCTCGAACCTCAGCCGTCCATCCCTGTGCACCAGCCTGGAGCAGACAGCATCCAGCCTGCTGCTGGCACAAAAACCGGATCCCCTGATGGGCAAGACGACAAGTCATTGGATTTCCCTCCTGTGACGCCCGAGATCCTACGGGCACTGGAGAAAGCGGTGCAGGAATGTCGCATGCGTGCCTCTCTGCAGGCCAAAAACAGTTACATGGCCGCCTCAGCTGAAAAGAAGCCACGGCCTCTTGCAGAGAAGAGCCGTTGCAGTGATTCTCCAGAGAAGGACCGACTCTCCAGGACCAAGGGTCGTGCACAGTCTGATGAAGAGCATCCTCCCGTAACACGGAGGGGTGGTTCGTCTGGGTCATCTTCAGGGTCGCGGAAAAGCAAGTATGACGACAGCCCTGCCTCCAAGAGAGTGAAAGGGCGTGAGGACAGTAAGCACAAG AGTTATAACACCCGCTCTTCAAAGACACAAGGCAGCTCTAAAGCAATAGAGTCGAAACCA CAATCTGCTGTCACCCAGATAGAAGAACCAGCGCTGGAGAACTTCAGTGAGGACACATTTCCCTTTGACCTAGATGAGTTTGTCACTGTAGATGAGGTTGGAGAAGAAGTGGACATGCCGTGGCCCCACGACCATTTCATGCATGACTTTCAGCCACCAACCAAGCGCAGGAGGTCCCAGGAACCAACCAAGGGACAACAGTCACTACAAAAGCCTCCTGCTAGTTCGACTCCCAGAAGCCAAGCTGAGAAAAAAACTGCTGCCTCAGTATCTAAGCCTCTGAAGAAGTCTGGCCAGACTGCTAAAACCAAGCAAGGCAAAACATCTGCAAAATTGACAGGTTACAAAACAAGATCAGGCTTCACAGCAGCTGCAGAGCAAGATGCTTCCATAGAAACTGTCAAGTTAGAGGTGGTGCCAGCAGATGCCCCCCCTGAGCCTGTGTCTGCCATATTAGAGTGTGAGTCTGAGGTGGTGGCAAACTATGGCGCAGCAGTGGCAGATAAGCAGGAAGATACAAAAGAGCCTGAACAAACAGTCTGCCCTCAAGATGGATCTTTCCCTTCCGCCTCTGTGGATGACGTCCCTCAGAACCCCCTTGCTGAGCAGCTTGAAGCAGAAGATCAGCAGGCTGTCCAGCCCGCAGAGAAGTTTCAAGCAGAATTAGAAGGTGAGGGAGCAGAAGTGGCCCTGGTCACACTGGATGAGGTaagtgaggaggaagaggactTCCCAGAGGATGAAGAAGAGCTGCTGTGCCTGGCAGGCGGAGGGGAAGACCCGGGAGCACTGGTGACGGTAGATGAGGTCGGTGGAGATGAAGACCCTTTTCTGCAAGCAGTTCGGGATTTGCAGGCCCTAGTCACACTGGATGAAATAGTAGAGGAAGACGGGAACGAGGAACCCATCAGCGAACGCTTCCCTTTTGGCCTGGATGACGAGTCTGGGGAGGCCTTCAACCCCGAG GCCCTAGTTACCCTGGATGAGACGCagggtgatgatgatgaaatgGAGGAAGAGGAAAGCAAGAAGAACACTGGAAAAACAACAATGCAGCTGTCCAGTGCTGCAG AACTTGGAGAAACTGAGTCGCCAGGAGCTGAGGAGCTGCGCAAGATGAACTTTGTGACCGTTGATGAAGtgggtgaggaggaggaggagctgcagTCCACTGTGCAAGGGGAGGAAG CAAAGAACTCTGAGAGGGCGCCTGAAGTGACTGACGTGAAGAAAGAGGAGTCCGAGGCGCTTGTGACTGAGCCTGCACCTTGCCCTGCCACTGCACCCCCCTCCACTCAGACTGAGGAGCACCCGGCTGGTCTGGCTCCTGCTTCCACACCAGAGGGGGCTGATGTGCCGTCCAGCGAGTCCTTGGCCAAGGAGCAGAGGGAGACATCCGGCTTAGTGAAGCAGGAGCTTGTGGAGAGCCAGCATGAGCCTCGGCGAGGAGCCGCAGTCAAAG AGGAGAACGAGGCCAGAGCTGAGCTGGTCGAGGAGGAGCCTGCTATGAAGAAGCCTCGCTCAGACACTCTATTCATCAAGGACTCCAAGTTGCCCCCGTTCAGTCCAGGCCAACCCATTG GTCTGGAGTTTGTCGTCCCAAAGACTGGATTCTTCTGCAAGCTCTGCTCATTGTTCTATGGCAATGAAGAGACTGCCAAGAAGACCCACTGCAGCAGTCTCAAGCATTATCAGAATGTAGAG